A part of Molothrus aeneus isolate 106 unplaced genomic scaffold, BPBGC_Maene_1.0 scaffold_30, whole genome shotgun sequence genomic DNA contains:
- the LOC136570148 gene encoding collagen alpha-1(X) chain-like isoform X2 gives MAAQVPPWKLALLERRRREDEAARRREREQRERQAQVPTWKRELLQRRRARAGPAGAPGQGGTPGMGTPGMGTPGQGGTPGGTPGMGTPGGTAGQGGTPGMGTPGQGGTPGMGTPEGTPGMGTPGGTPGQGGTPGMGIPGGTPGQGGTPGMGTPGQGGTPGGTPGVGTPGMGTPGQGGTPGMGTPGGTPGMGTPGGTPGGTPGTGTPGQGDTPGQGGTRGTRGIAGGTPGSGVIPGLGGTSGSGPTPGGTPGTGGTPGQGGLGGSHLVLAPGMEECGRAQNPTWDPQNHPQNHPQNSPQDPQNHPQNPSQDSQNCPQNQPQNLLRDPQNSPQDPKNPPQNPENSSWDPQNSSWDPQNSQNSQNPPRGRVSHLRSRFVPEPGGDEGRGGVTVGSPEGQGSAKDMGTVKGHGVTAGLGTAEGQGTVKGMVKSWTVADGRRGQGSVGTPGTVSGHEPKPSMTPLVTTLTTTPVTSPGQGSVPVSGVTVPRSGVTVHVSGGVPTSGATVQVSGGSVPRSGVAVPLSSGVPMSSGVPMSSGVPMSGDTVQVSGATVQVSGATTPMSGATVQVSSATVPTSSGVQVSSATVPMSSATTPVSSATVQVSGATVPTSSSVPMSGATVQVSGATVPTSSAVPTCGAAVQVSGATVPTSSAVPTCGAAVPTCGAAVPTCVAALPVSGAALPVSGAAVPMSASVPSAARPVSPRRDPQCPPPCPHPALQRRSGNTITVRPRRATGDPAGVPSGVPAGVPPGVPTGVPTGVPGGVAEPPKKRYPTAEQIQVIGGYLVLPRSCLAKGEPRRKKLQIWFSERDLERTFCYPSEGAALAAWGGPPEDPPGTPNPPGPPGTPRDPSGPPGPPEEEEEEEEEPPPPMPGGLRGRALLVDESCRR, from the exons ATGGCGGCGCAGGTGCCCCCCTGGAAGCTGGCGCTGCTGGAGCGGCGCCGCCGGGAGGACGAGGCCGCGCGGCGCCGGGAGCGGGAGCAGCGCGAGCGCCAGGCCCAGGTGCCCACCTGGAAACGGGAGCTGCTGCAGCGGCGCCGCgcccgggcggggccggcgggcgcACCTGGGCAAGGGGGCACACCTGGCATGGGCACACCTGGCATGGGAACACCTGGGCAagggggcacacctgggggcacacctggcatgggcacacctgggggcacagctgggcaagggggcaCACCTggcatggggacacctgggcaagGGGGCACACCTGGcatgggcacacctgagggCACACCTGGCATGGGAACACctgggggcacacctgggcaagGGGGCACACCTGGCATGGGCATACctgggggcacacctgggcaagGGGGCACACCTGgcatgggcacacctgggcaagggggcacacctgggggcacaccTGGTGTGGGCACACCTGgcatgggcacacctgggcaagGGGGCACACCTGGCATGGGAACACCTGGGGGCACACCTGGCATGGGAACACctgggggcacacctgggggcacacctggcacgggcacacctgggcaagGGGATACACCTGGACAAGGGGGCACACGTGGCACGAGGGGCATAGCTGGAGGAACACCTGGCTCAGGGGTTATACCTGGCCTGGGGGGCACATCTGGATCAGGACCcacacctgggggcacacctggcacggggggcacacctgggcaggggggattggggggcTCCCACCTGGTGCTGGCGCCAGGGATGGAGGAATGCGGCCGtgcccaaaatcccacctgggacccccaaaatcacccccaaaaccacccccaaaattcccctcaggatccccaaaatcacccccaaaatccttcccagGATTCCCAAAACTgtccccaaaatcagccccaaaatctcctccgggatccccaaaattccccccaggatcccaaaaatcctccccaaaatcccgaaAATTcctcctgggacccccaaaattcctcctgggacccccaaaattcccaaaattcccaaaatccgCCCCGGGGTCGGGTCAGTCACCTGCGGAGCCGCTTTGTCCCCGAGCCGGGGGGGGACGAGGGGCGCGGGGGGGTCACCGTGGGGTCACCTGAGGGTCAAGGGTCAGCCAAGGACATGGGAACGGTCAAAGGTCACGGAGTGACCgctggcctggggacagcggAGGGACAAGGGACGGTCAAGGGCATGGTCAAGAGCTGGACAGTGGCGGATGGCCGGAGAGGTCAGGGGTCagtggggacaccggggacagtGTCCGGCCATGAGCCCAAGCCCTCGATGACCCCTTTGGTGACCACGCTGACCACGACCCCTGTGACGTCACCggggcagggctctgtccctgtgtccggGGTCACCGTCCCCAGGTCTGGGGTCACTGTCCACGTGTCCGGCGGTGTCCCCACGTCCGGTGCCACTGTCCAGGTGTCCGGCGGCTCTGTACCCAGGTCTGGGGTCGCTGTCCCTTTGTCCAgcggtgtccccatgtccagcggtgtccccatgtccagcggtgtccccatgtccggTGACACTGTCCAAGTGTCCGGTGCCACTGTCCAGGTGTCCGGTGCCACAACCCCCATGTCCGGTGCCACTGTCCAGGTGTCcagtgccactgtccccacGTCCAGCGGTGTCCAGGTGTCCagtgccactgtccccatgtccagtGCCACAACCCCTGTGTCCAGTGCCACTGTCCAGGTGTCCGGTGCCACTGTCCCCACgtccagcagtgtccccatgtccggTGCCACTGTCCAGGTGTCCGGTGCCACTGTCCCCACGTCCAGCGCTGTCCCCACGTGCGGCGCCGCTGTCCAGGTGTCCGGTGCCACTGTCCCCACGTCCAGCGCTGTCCCCACGTGCGGCGCCGCCGTCCCCACGTGTGGCGCCGCTGTCCCCACGTGCGTCGCCGCTCTCCCGGTGTCCGGTGCCGCTCTCCCGGTGTCCGGTGCCGCTGTCCCCATGTCCGCCTCCGTCCCCTCGGCCGCCCGGCCGGTGTCACCGCGCCGtgacccccagtgtcccccgccctgtccccaccccgcCCTGCAGCGCCGCAGCGGCAACACCATCACGGTGCGGCCGCGCCGCGCCACGGGTGACCCCgcaggtgtcccctcaggtgtccccgcaggtgtccccccaggtgtccccacaggtgtccccacaggtgtccctgggggcgTGGCCGAGCCCCCCAAGAAGCGCTACCCCACGGCCGAGCAGATCCAGGTGATCGGGGGGTACCTGGTGCTGCCCCGCTCCTGCCTGGCCAAGGGAGAGCCCCGGCGCAAAAAG CTGCAGATCTGGTTCAGCGAGCGCGACCTGGAGCGAACCTTCTGCTACCCCTCGGAGGGGGCGGCGCTGGCGGCCTGGGGGGGACCCCCCGaggacccccccgggacccccaaccccccgggaccccccgggaccccccgggacccctcggGACCCCCCGGACCcccggaggaggaggaggaggaggaggaggagccccctCCCCCCATGccgggggggctgcggggccgcgCTCTGCTCGTGG ATGAATCCTGCCGTCGGTAA
- the LOC136570148 gene encoding collagen alpha-1(X) chain-like isoform X1 — translation MAAQVPPWKLALLERRRREDEAARRREREQRERQAQVPTWKRELLQRRRARAGPAGAPGQGGTPGMGTPGMGTPGQGGTPGGTPGMGTPGGTAGQGGTPGMGTPGQGGTPGMGTPEGTPGMGTPGGTPGQGGTPGMGIPGGTPGQGGTPGMGTPGQGGTPGGTPGVGTPGMGTPGQGGTPGMGTPGGTPGMGTPGGTPGGTPGTGTPGQGDTPGQGGTRGTRGIAGGTPGSGVIPGLGGTSGSGPTPGGTPGTGGTPGQGGLGGSHLVLAPGMEECGRAQNPTWDPQNHPQNHPQNSPQDPQNHPQNPSQDSQNCPQNQPQNLLRDPQNSPQDPKNPPQNPENSSWDPQNSSWDPQNSQNSQNPPRGRVSHLRSRFVPEPGGDEGRGGVTVGSPEGQGSAKDMGTVKGHGVTAGLGTAEGQGTVKGMVKSWTVADGRRGQGSVGTPGTVSGHEPKPSMTPLVTTLTTTPVTSPGQGSVPVSGVTVPRSGVTVHVSGGVPTSGATVQVSGGSVPRSGVAVPLSSGVPMSSGVPMSSGVPMSGDTVQVSGATVQVSGATTPMSGATVQVSSATVPTSSGVQVSSATVPMSSATTPVSSATVQVSGATVPTSSSVPMSGATVQVSGATVPTSSAVPTCGAAVQVSGATVPTSSAVPTCGAAVPTCGAAVPTCVAALPVSGAALPVSGAAVPMSASVPSAARPVSPRRDPQCPPPCPHPALQRRSGNTITVRPRRATGDPAGVPSGVPAGVPPGVPTGVPTGVPGGVAEPPKKRYPTAEQIQVIGGYLVLPRSCLAKGEPRRKKLQIWFSDPQIPNPPKFPKSPNVPKSPPMSPNLPKPPLSLNVPKIPKCLQILPNVPKSLKSLQCPQIPKSPQGPQMSLNPPNTSPQLQIWFSDPQIPPMSPNPPNVPKSLKSPPMSPNP, via the exons ATGGCGGCGCAGGTGCCCCCCTGGAAGCTGGCGCTGCTGGAGCGGCGCCGCCGGGAGGACGAGGCCGCGCGGCGCCGGGAGCGGGAGCAGCGCGAGCGCCAGGCCCAGGTGCCCACCTGGAAACGGGAGCTGCTGCAGCGGCGCCGCgcccgggcggggccggcgggcgcACCTGGGCAAGGGGGCACACCTGGCATGGGCACACCTGGCATGGGAACACCTGGGCAagggggcacacctgggggcacacctggcatgggcacacctgggggcacagctgggcaagggggcaCACCTggcatggggacacctgggcaagGGGGCACACCTGGcatgggcacacctgagggCACACCTGGCATGGGAACACctgggggcacacctgggcaagGGGGCACACCTGGCATGGGCATACctgggggcacacctgggcaagGGGGCACACCTGgcatgggcacacctgggcaagggggcacacctgggggcacaccTGGTGTGGGCACACCTGgcatgggcacacctgggcaagGGGGCACACCTGGCATGGGAACACCTGGGGGCACACCTGGCATGGGAACACctgggggcacacctgggggcacacctggcacgggcacacctgggcaagGGGATACACCTGGACAAGGGGGCACACGTGGCACGAGGGGCATAGCTGGAGGAACACCTGGCTCAGGGGTTATACCTGGCCTGGGGGGCACATCTGGATCAGGACCcacacctgggggcacacctggcacggggggcacacctgggcaggggggattggggggcTCCCACCTGGTGCTGGCGCCAGGGATGGAGGAATGCGGCCGtgcccaaaatcccacctgggacccccaaaatcacccccaaaaccacccccaaaattcccctcaggatccccaaaatcacccccaaaatccttcccagGATTCCCAAAACTgtccccaaaatcagccccaaaatctcctccgggatccccaaaattccccccaggatcccaaaaatcctccccaaaatcccgaaAATTcctcctgggacccccaaaattcctcctgggacccccaaaattcccaaaattcccaaaatccgCCCCGGGGTCGGGTCAGTCACCTGCGGAGCCGCTTTGTCCCCGAGCCGGGGGGGGACGAGGGGCGCGGGGGGGTCACCGTGGGGTCACCTGAGGGTCAAGGGTCAGCCAAGGACATGGGAACGGTCAAAGGTCACGGAGTGACCgctggcctggggacagcggAGGGACAAGGGACGGTCAAGGGCATGGTCAAGAGCTGGACAGTGGCGGATGGCCGGAGAGGTCAGGGGTCagtggggacaccggggacagtGTCCGGCCATGAGCCCAAGCCCTCGATGACCCCTTTGGTGACCACGCTGACCACGACCCCTGTGACGTCACCggggcagggctctgtccctgtgtccggGGTCACCGTCCCCAGGTCTGGGGTCACTGTCCACGTGTCCGGCGGTGTCCCCACGTCCGGTGCCACTGTCCAGGTGTCCGGCGGCTCTGTACCCAGGTCTGGGGTCGCTGTCCCTTTGTCCAgcggtgtccccatgtccagcggtgtccccatgtccagcggtgtccccatgtccggTGACACTGTCCAAGTGTCCGGTGCCACTGTCCAGGTGTCCGGTGCCACAACCCCCATGTCCGGTGCCACTGTCCAGGTGTCcagtgccactgtccccacGTCCAGCGGTGTCCAGGTGTCCagtgccactgtccccatgtccagtGCCACAACCCCTGTGTCCAGTGCCACTGTCCAGGTGTCCGGTGCCACTGTCCCCACgtccagcagtgtccccatgtccggTGCCACTGTCCAGGTGTCCGGTGCCACTGTCCCCACGTCCAGCGCTGTCCCCACGTGCGGCGCCGCTGTCCAGGTGTCCGGTGCCACTGTCCCCACGTCCAGCGCTGTCCCCACGTGCGGCGCCGCCGTCCCCACGTGTGGCGCCGCTGTCCCCACGTGCGTCGCCGCTCTCCCGGTGTCCGGTGCCGCTCTCCCGGTGTCCGGTGCCGCTGTCCCCATGTCCGCCTCCGTCCCCTCGGCCGCCCGGCCGGTGTCACCGCGCCGtgacccccagtgtcccccgccctgtccccaccccgcCCTGCAGCGCCGCAGCGGCAACACCATCACGGTGCGGCCGCGCCGCGCCACGGGTGACCCCgcaggtgtcccctcaggtgtccccgcaggtgtccccccaggtgtccccacaggtgtccccacaggtgtccctgggggcgTGGCCGAGCCCCCCAAGAAGCGCTACCCCACGGCCGAGCAGATCCAGGTGATCGGGGGGTACCTGGTGCTGCCCCGCTCCTGCCTGGCCAAGGGAGAGCCCCGGCGCAAAAAG CTGCAGATCTGGTTCAGcgatccccaaatcccaaatccccccaaattcccgaaatccccaaatgtccccaaatcccccccaatgtccccaaatctcCCAAAACCCCCGCTGTCCCtaaatgtccccaaaatccccaaatgtctccaaatcctcccaaatgtccccaaatcgctcaaatccctccaatgtccccaaatccctaaaagtccccaaggtccccaaatgtccctaaATCCCCCCAATACGTCCCCACAGCTGCAGATCTGGTTCAGcgatccccaaatccccccaatgtccccaaatccccccaatgtccccaaatctctcaaatcccccccaatgtccccaaatccctaa